One genomic region from Equus asinus isolate D_3611 breed Donkey chromosome 10, EquAss-T2T_v2, whole genome shotgun sequence encodes:
- the SLC6A3 gene encoding sodium-dependent dopamine transporter: MNRSKCSVGLMSSAVAPATEPNAVGPKAVELVLIKEQNGVQLTNSTLINPPQTPVENQQRETWSKKVDFLLSVVGFAVDLANVWRFPYLCYKNGGGAFLVPYLLFMVIAGMPLFYMELALGQFNREGAAGVWKICPVLKGVGFAVILVSLYVGFFYNVIIAWALHYFFSSFTTELPWTHCNNTWNSPNCSDTRSGNSSSSLNDTFRTTPAAEYFERGMLHLHESRGIDDLGPPRWQLTFCLVLVIILLYFSLWKGVKTSGKVVWITATMPYVVLFALLLRGITLPGAMDGIRAYLSVDFHRLCEASVWIDAAIQICFSLGIGFGVLIAFSSYNKFTNNCYRDAIITTSVNSLTSFSSGFVVFSFLGYMAQKHSVPIGDVAKDGPGLIFIIYPEALATLPLSSAWAVVFFVMLLTLGIDSAMGGMESVITGLIDEFQLLHRHRELFTLFIVLATFLLSLFCVTNGGIYVFTLLDHFAAGTSILFGVLIEAIGVAWFYGVRQFSDDIKQMTGKRPSLYWRLCWKFVSPCFLLFVVVVSIVTFRPPHYGAYVFPEWANVLGWAIAVSSMSMVPIYAAYKFCSLPGSWREKLAYAITPEKERELVERGEVRQFTFRHWLVV, translated from the exons ATGAATAGAAGCAAATGCTCTGTGGGGCTGATGTCCTCCGCGGTGGCCCCAGCTACGGAGCCCAACGCCGTGGGCCCAAAGGCGGTGGAGCTCGTCCTGATCAAGGAGCAAAACGGGGTGCAGCTCACGAACTCCACCCTCATCAACCCCCCGCAGACCCCCGTGGAGAACCAACAGCGGGAGACCTGGAGCAAGAAGGTAGACTTCCTCCTCTCGGTGGTCGGCTTCGCGGTGGACCTGGCCAACGTCTGGCGATTCCCTTACCTGTGCTACAAAAATGGCGGGG GTGCCTTCCTGGTCCCTTACCTGCTCTTCATGGTCATCGCGGGGATGCCCCTCTTCTACATGGAGCTGGCCCTTGGACAGTTCAACAGGGAGGGGGCTGCCGGCGTCTGGAAGATCTGCCCCGTCCTGAAAG GCGTGGGCTTCGCGGTCATCCTCGTCTCGCTCTACGTCGGCTTCTTCTACAACGTCATCATCGCCTGGGCGCTGCACtacttcttctcctccttcaccACGGAGCTGCCGTGGACCCACTGCAACAACACCTGGAACAGCCCCAACTGCTCAGACACCCGCTCCGGCAACTCCAGCTCCAGCCTCAACGACACCTTCAGGACCACGCCCGCTGCCGAGTACTTTGA gcgTGGCATGCTGCACCTCCACGAGAGCCGTGGCATCGATGACCTGGGCCCTCCCCGGTGGCAGCTCACATTCTGCCTGGTGCTGGTCATCATCCTGCTGTACTTCAGCTTGTGGAAGGGAGTGAAGACTTCTGGGAAG GTGGTGTGGATCACAGCCACCATGCCATACGTGGTCCTCTTCGCCCTGCTCCTACGAGGAATCACTCTTCCTGGAGCCATGGACGGCATCCGAGCTTACCTGAGCGTTGACTTCCATCGGCTCTGCGAGGCATCC GTGTGGATCGACGCTGCCATCCAGATATGCTTCTCACTGGGCATTGGGTTTGGTGTGCTCATCGCCTTCTCCAGTTACAATAAATTCACCAACAACTGCTATAG GGACGCCATCATCACCACCTCGGTCAACTCCCTGACCAGCTTCTCCTCTGGCTTCGTGGTCTTCTCCTTCCTGGGGTACATGGCCCAGAAGCACAGCGTGCCCATCGGGGACGTGGCCAAGGATG GGCCCGGGCTGATCTTCATCATCTACCCCGAGGCCCTCGCCACGCTCCCGCTGTCCTCGGCCTGGGCCGTGGTTTTCTTCGTCATGCTGCTCACCCTGGGGATCGACAGTGCC ATGGGCGGGATGGAGTCAGTGATCACCGGGCTCATCGATGAATTCCAGCTGCTGCACAGACACCGGGAGCTCTTCACCCTCTTCATCGTCCTGGcaactttcctcctctctctattCTGTGTCACCAAT GGCGGCATCTACGTCTTCACGCTGCTGGACCACTTTGCGGCTGGCACGTCCATCCTCTTTGGAGTGCTCATCGAGGCCATTGGAGTGGCCTGGTTCTATG GTGTGCGGCAGTTCAGCGACGACATCAAGCAGATGACCGGAAAGCGGCCCAGCCTCTACTGGCGGCTGTGCTGGAAGTTCGTCAGCCCCTGCTTCCTCCTG TTTGTGGTCGTGGTCAGCATCGTGACATTCAGGCCCCCACACTACGGAGCTTATGTCTTCCCTGAGTGGGCCAACGTGCTGGGCTGGGCGATTGCTGTGTCCTCCATGTCCATGGTGCCCATCTACGCAGCCTACAAGTTCTGCAGCCTGCCTGGGTCCTGGAGGGAG aAACTGGCCTATGCCATCACGCCTGAGAAGGAGCGCGAGctggtggagagaggggaggtgCGCCAGTTCACG tttcGCCACTGGCTCGTGGTGTag